The Helianthus annuus cultivar XRQ/B chromosome 15, HanXRQr2.0-SUNRISE, whole genome shotgun sequence genomic sequence TCCCTTTGGTTCTGCACAATTCTAGTAAATAAGTTGCCAAAACCTCAACATCTAAGCATAGAAGTTAGAGATATAATTCTATATAAACAACCATTCACAATATTCCAAGTTGATAGGCTTCAATTCTATGTTATAAGCATATAAATATAATTTGTGTATGTGCTTGGCCTACCCGGAGAAACAAAATTACATGACAAATCAATATGTACGGTTGTATTCTTCTTGTCTCCTGTCAGCATCCAAAAATTTATTCCAGCTAAAGCTTTTATGAGGGTGAACCAGTTATCTTAGCAAACCCTTTTATGAGGTCAGAGCCTTTGAGAAAATACATCTCCATTGGCAAGAACAATTAGGTCATCTTCCTAAAGATGATGCCAAACAAACCCATTTTTTTAGCTTTTGCAGAATATATATACAAGAATAGTAATGAAACAGTAACTACGAAACAAATGTAACAGTTAATACAAAAACGGTAACCTCTTGCAAGAGCATGAGTACATTGAAGCCATgtcatttccactaaaacattaAGCTTTTCAATCACGTCTGTATTAACAGTTTCCAGAATCAAATTTAGCTGTTAAGTGTCTCATCAAAACTCTATATTCATTTGCAAAATAATTTGTTAGACCATGCGTAATGGTGTAAcattataatgcccccaccatggggcgttttgcgccatgtgtcagcccagtcagcaaggggcattataccataaaatggtgtagtggggcattattcagataatgcccatgcaatcatttcccaattattttttttaaactttaaatactttattaaataaaaaaaatacaatactacaaataaaaaacataaaatccggttaaataaaaaaaatactacaaataaaaaaattaaaatccgaatttaaaaaaaaagactaGTTTTCATCTTCGCTTTCTTCCTCTCCCTCCGGTGGTACAtaccgaaccgaccatgcgtggtgtagtaaatcaaccattaactgggaatggtacggttcgtaacgcaactctcgcgcattattcactctttcttccattgacgCCTGCGGATGCTCTTCTTGAACGGCTTCTGGCACATAATTCTGGCATATTGcctttccttcgtcttccaaaatcatgttgtgcatgattatacacgcgtacatagcatctctcattttttgcttgctccatgcacgacaaggatttctcaaataatgccagcgttgtttaagaaccccaaagcatctctcaatgtcttttcgtgaagactcttgaacctttttaaaatatgctcttttttcatcaataggatcactatacgtcttcacgaaaatcgaatacctaggatatattccgtcgctcaaataatacccatgagggtagtagtttccatttgcgtaaaacgacgctttaggagctttgccagaaatccactcctctaacagcggagattgttcaaaaacattaatatcattgcatgacccgaccacgccaaagtaagccgaccaaacccaaaggtcctgtGAAGCAACCGCCTGAAGAATAATAGTGGGTCCTTTTTGGTCACCACGTGTGTGTTGGC encodes the following:
- the LOC118487243 gene encoding protein ALP1-like, which translates into the protein MKDYFDEEPTYSNEMFRRRFRMSKRLFLRIVHDLEANYDFFKQKADARGELGFTGIQKCTSALRILAYGNTTDINDEYLKMGEKTTRDSLEHFCRGIIDVYGARYLRTPTWDDLQKIYEVHNAEHGLPGMIGSIDCMHWRWDNCPTAWRGQHTRGDQKGPTIILQAVASQDLWVWSAYFGVVGSCNDINVFEQSPLLEEWISGKAPKASFYANGNYYPHGYYLSDGIYPRYSIFVKTYSDPIDEKRAYFKKVQESSRKDIERCFGVLKQRWHYLRNPCRAWSKQKMRDAMYACIIMHNMILEDEGKAICQNYVPEAVQEEHPQASMEERVNNARELRYEPYHSQLMVDLLHHAWSVRYVPPEGEEESEDEN